The proteins below come from a single Prochlorococcus marinus CUG1415 genomic window:
- a CDS encoding DUF1830 domain-containing protein: MVEFSYKNEGCRMVVLRCIGPSNFFLERVLFPTDILTFMAPNDSRVEIWGNELYGPKLEERIRVSSDNEDSTLVA; the protein is encoded by the coding sequence ATGGTTGAGTTTTCTTACAAAAATGAAGGCTGTAGAATGGTTGTTTTGAGATGTATTGGCCCATCAAATTTTTTTTTAGAAAGAGTTTTATTCCCCACGGATATTCTTACTTTTATGGCCCCAAACGATTCAAGAGTTGAAATCTGGGGAAATGAATTATATGGCCCTAAGTTGGAAGAGAGAATAAGAGTTTCATCTGATAATGAAGATTCAACCTTAGTGGCTTAG
- a CDS encoding undecaprenyl-diphosphate phosphatase, which yields MEYLEFIFYGLIQGLTEFIPVSSTAHLKVISLFLGIDDPGPSLSAIIQLGSVFAIVWYFRIEIFKLRSNSSKKFFNYLLSESFLMSILIGTIPIILLGGTIKLFIPYFFEKILRSNLSIALVSFVMAIFMYIADSSKKGSKNLKNHHYSDSFVIGFSQAFAIFPGVSRSGVTISTALISGWERSDAAKFSFLLGIPAISIAAIVEFISSFNEFSSFSFLPLIVALITTFVSSLFAIDFLLKYFSSNGLKLFIIYRIVFGVVILLNL from the coding sequence TTGGAATATTTAGAATTTATTTTTTATGGCTTAATTCAAGGTTTAACAGAATTTATTCCCGTAAGTAGTACTGCTCATTTAAAAGTTATATCTCTTTTCTTAGGAATTGATGATCCAGGTCCCTCTTTGTCAGCAATTATTCAACTTGGAAGTGTTTTCGCAATAGTTTGGTATTTTAGGATTGAAATTTTTAAATTAAGAAGTAACTCTTCAAAAAAGTTTTTTAATTATCTATTATCTGAAAGTTTTTTGATGTCAATTTTGATTGGTACTATCCCAATTATTTTGCTAGGTGGGACCATAAAATTATTTATTCCTTATTTTTTTGAAAAGATTCTTCGTTCAAATTTATCAATTGCATTAGTTTCTTTCGTTATGGCTATTTTTATGTACATAGCTGATAGTTCGAAAAAAGGTTCTAAAAATTTAAAAAATCATCATTATTCAGATAGTTTTGTAATAGGTTTTTCCCAGGCCTTTGCTATTTTTCCTGGTGTCTCAAGATCTGGTGTTACTATTTCTACCGCTCTAATATCAGGTTGGGAAAGAAGTGATGCTGCAAAATTCTCCTTTCTTTTAGGCATACCTGCCATCTCAATTGCTGCTATTGTTGAGTTCATCTCTTCTTTTAATGAATTTTCTTCATTTAGTTTTCTACCTCTAATTGTTGCACTTATTACTACATTTGTATCTTCTTTATTTGCTATCGATTTCTTATTAAAGTATTTTTCTTCAAATGGTTTGAAATTATTTATTATTTATAGGATTGTATTTGGTGTAGTAATTCTTCTGAATTTATAA
- the msrA gene encoding peptide-methionine (S)-S-oxide reductase MsrA: protein MFKFLKKIMKNIEPTLTNDFNSVHRILKTDIKRDPNPQEDEIIFGCGCFWGAEKCFWKLPGVLTTSVGYAGGERSNPTYYEVCSGLTGHSEVVRVIWDKREIDISDLLKMFWECHDPTQKNRQGNDIGTQYRSAIFFKNENNKNIILASKEQYQKELNKQNLGLIETEIKMIDTYYYAEQYHQQYLASPGSRQYCSSSPTKVKLGGFTGSNYKLKDHIWENFNWEVDKCVLRSDNNPIKNNI, encoded by the coding sequence ATGTTCAAATTTCTAAAAAAAATCATGAAGAATATAGAGCCAACTTTAACTAATGATTTTAATTCAGTTCATAGAATATTAAAAACAGATATTAAAAGAGATCCTAATCCTCAAGAAGATGAAATAATATTTGGTTGTGGTTGTTTCTGGGGAGCTGAAAAATGTTTTTGGAAACTACCAGGTGTGTTAACAACATCCGTAGGGTATGCTGGCGGAGAAAGAAGCAACCCAACTTATTATGAAGTATGTTCAGGCTTAACTGGTCATTCAGAAGTTGTAAGAGTTATCTGGGATAAAAGAGAAATAGACATAAGTGATTTATTAAAAATGTTTTGGGAATGCCATGACCCAACACAAAAAAATAGACAAGGTAATGATATTGGAACTCAATATAGATCAGCTATATTTTTCAAAAATGAGAATAATAAAAATATTATATTAGCCAGTAAAGAACAATATCAAAAAGAACTAAATAAACAAAATCTTGGTTTAATTGAAACAGAAATAAAAATGATTGATACCTATTATTATGCAGAACAGTACCATCAACAATATCTTGCATCCCCTGGTAGCAGGCAGTATTGTTCTTCTTCTCCTACAAAAGTTAAGTTAGGAGGTTTTACTGGAAGTAATTACAAATTAAAAGATCATATATGGGAAAACTTTAATTGGGAAGTTGACAAATGTGTATTGAGATCTGATAACAATCCTATAAAGAATAACATTTAA
- a CDS encoding ABC transporter ATP-binding protein, translating to MKNLKFKVISKYLRPYKKEFLYGALALLIVNILSVVIPLEVKNIIDQLQNGFSSDFVISKSLWLILLATCMGLIRLFSRQVVFGIGRKVEVNLRQKLFDHLLIQDPEWIQKKGSGDIISRATSDIENIRRLLGFTVLSLCNIVLAYSLTIPSMFSINKILTISALMIFPLILVIVSLFGGRMVNQRKIQQESLSKLSDLIQEDLSGISAIKIYAQENAEKKEFNIYNNAYRNSAIKLARTASTLFPLLQGISSISLLILLGLGTIQLESGFISIGGLVALILYVERLVFPTALLGFTLNTFQLGQVSLDRVEEIFQNKPSIVDGANTKYLKRKINGFLEAKDLTIKYPGSKFNSLNGLNFKIYPGELIAIVGPVGCGKTTLAKSLGRTIEIPEGQLFLDEIDVKNIKLADLRKNIAIVPQEAFLFTSTISQNISFGEPKASKGLVKKSAIKAGLMDDINNFPQKLKTIVGERGITLSGGQRQRTALGRALLVNSPIVVLDDALASVDNKTAAKIIDEMRERSKKTILMISHQLSVAATCDRVLVMDKGEIVQEGHHKDLVKENGLYKQLWERELATNIVKGKK from the coding sequence ATGAAAAATTTAAAATTTAAAGTTATATCTAAATATCTCAGACCATACAAAAAAGAATTTCTATATGGGGCTTTAGCTCTATTAATAGTCAATATATTGAGCGTTGTAATACCCCTAGAAGTAAAAAATATAATTGACCAATTACAGAATGGTTTCTCTTCAGATTTTGTTATTTCTAAATCTTTGTGGTTAATCTTATTAGCAACTTGTATGGGTTTAATCAGACTATTTTCCAGACAAGTAGTTTTTGGAATAGGTAGAAAGGTTGAGGTTAATCTTCGTCAGAAACTTTTCGATCATTTGCTGATACAAGACCCAGAATGGATACAAAAGAAAGGAAGCGGAGACATTATCAGTAGAGCCACAAGCGATATTGAAAACATAAGAAGGCTTTTGGGTTTTACGGTTTTAAGCTTGTGCAACATTGTCTTAGCTTATTCATTAACTATTCCATCGATGTTTTCAATTAACAAGATATTAACAATATCTGCTTTGATGATATTCCCATTAATCCTTGTAATAGTAAGCTTATTCGGCGGTAGAATGGTGAACCAAAGAAAAATTCAACAAGAATCACTGTCAAAACTAAGTGATCTGATACAAGAAGATCTTTCTGGCATAAGCGCTATCAAAATTTATGCACAAGAAAATGCTGAGAAGAAAGAATTTAATATATATAATAATGCTTATCGAAATTCAGCGATAAAACTTGCAAGAACAGCAAGTACCCTATTCCCATTGCTACAAGGTATTTCATCAATTTCATTATTGATTTTATTGGGATTAGGAACTATTCAACTAGAGAGTGGATTTATTTCAATAGGTGGTTTAGTAGCCTTAATTCTTTACGTAGAAAGACTTGTTTTCCCTACTGCTCTTTTAGGGTTTACATTGAATACTTTTCAACTTGGTCAAGTAAGTTTAGACCGTGTAGAAGAAATCTTTCAGAACAAACCAAGTATTGTAGATGGAGCAAACACTAAATATTTAAAGAGAAAGATAAATGGATTTTTAGAAGCCAAAGACTTAACCATCAAATATCCCGGATCAAAGTTTAATTCATTAAATGGTCTCAATTTTAAAATTTATCCCGGAGAACTTATAGCAATAGTTGGCCCAGTAGGTTGTGGCAAAACAACACTAGCAAAGTCTCTTGGAAGAACAATTGAAATTCCTGAGGGTCAATTATTTTTAGATGAAATTGATGTAAAAAATATTAAATTAGCAGATCTAAGAAAAAATATTGCAATTGTTCCCCAAGAAGCATTCTTATTTACCTCTACAATCTCGCAAAACATAAGTTTTGGAGAACCAAAAGCTTCTAAAGGATTAGTCAAAAAAAGTGCTATAAAGGCTGGATTAATGGATGATATTAATAATTTCCCTCAAAAATTGAAAACAATTGTTGGTGAAAGAGGAATTACACTAAGTGGTGGGCAGAGACAAAGAACAGCACTGGGAAGAGCATTACTTGTAAATTCACCTATTGTCGTTCTTGATGATGCTTTAGCAAGCGTCGATAATAAAACAGCAGCTAAAATAATAGATGAAATGCGAGAAAGAAGTAAAAAAACAATTTTAATGATTAGTCACCAACTATCTGTGGCTGCAACCTGTGACAGGGTTTTAGTAATGGACAAAGGAGAAATTGTACAAGAAGGTCATCATAAAGATTTAGTAAAAGAGAACGGGCTTTACAAACAACTGTGGGAAAGAGAACTAGCAACTAACATCGTTAAGGGCAAAAAGTAA
- a CDS encoding DUF3288 family protein has protein sequence MSKEQTHPLHAIDKNIIDSLITKEKPEDLDFINLARLINRYNDFPGEIDIKNDIEKILKFWNITKNQLFSKTKIIWSKSFRPSNTNKDLVGSGFDASN, from the coding sequence ATGAGTAAAGAACAAACTCATCCTTTACATGCAATAGACAAGAATATTATAGATTCTCTTATCACTAAAGAAAAACCAGAAGATCTTGACTTTATTAATTTGGCTAGATTGATAAATCGTTATAATGATTTCCCTGGTGAAATTGACATTAAAAATGATATTGAAAAAATTTTAAAATTTTGGAATATTACTAAAAATCAACTTTTTTCAAAAACAAAAATAATTTGGTCAAAAAGCTTTAGACCTTCTAATACAAATAAAGATTTAGTTGGTTCAGGTTTTGATGCTTCAAATTGA
- the trpD gene encoding anthranilate phosphoribosyltransferase, whose product MPSNLSNPEILNILLDGGNLSDLTSRLLMKRWLNDEISDVQTGAFLSALRAKGCTGVELSSMAEELLNVCQLPVARPNLYMVDTCGTGGDGANTFNISTAVAFVAASCGVKIAKHGNKSASGKVGSADVLLNLGLNLNCSLEKIISAVNEIGITFLFAPVWHKSLIKLAPLRKALGIRTVFNQLGPLVNPLRPNAQVLGVASEDLLEPMGSALLNMGMNRVIVVHGSGGLDEASLQGDNKLVFVEKGKLRFSKINISDFNHENISNDKLVVSDEDSNEDILKSVLNGSGTKSHKEVVALNAALVLWAAGIEDDLHEGFNKALFSINQGTPWKKFLLLKTYLSSDELNLN is encoded by the coding sequence ATGCCTTCTAACCTTTCGAACCCCGAGATCCTAAATATTTTGTTGGATGGAGGAAACCTTAGTGATTTAACTTCTAGATTGTTAATGAAAAGATGGCTTAATGATGAAATATCTGATGTTCAAACAGGAGCTTTTTTGAGCGCTTTAAGAGCTAAGGGTTGTACAGGAGTTGAATTGTCTTCTATGGCTGAGGAACTCTTAAATGTTTGCCAATTGCCAGTAGCAAGACCGAATTTGTATATGGTTGATACTTGTGGAACTGGAGGTGATGGGGCTAATACCTTTAATATTTCAACTGCAGTAGCATTTGTAGCGGCATCTTGTGGTGTAAAAATTGCTAAGCACGGGAATAAAAGTGCTAGTGGGAAAGTTGGATCTGCTGATGTTTTATTGAATCTTGGTTTAAATTTAAATTGTTCACTAGAAAAAATAATCTCTGCCGTTAATGAAATTGGAATAACTTTTTTGTTTGCTCCTGTGTGGCATAAATCTTTAATTAAACTTGCTCCATTGAGAAAGGCCCTTGGAATAAGAACTGTATTTAATCAACTTGGACCATTGGTAAATCCTTTAAGACCTAATGCTCAAGTATTAGGTGTCGCTTCTGAGGATCTTTTGGAGCCAATGGGAAGTGCACTATTGAATATGGGAATGAATAGAGTAATAGTAGTTCATGGTTCTGGCGGGCTTGATGAAGCTTCACTTCAAGGAGATAATAAATTGGTATTTGTTGAAAAAGGAAAATTACGTTTTTCAAAAATAAATATCTCAGATTTTAATCATGAAAATATTTCAAACGATAAGCTTGTTGTATCCGATGAAGACTCTAACGAGGACATATTAAAATCTGTTTTAAATGGTTCTGGGACAAAATCGCATAAAGAGGTTGTTGCTTTAAATGCTGCATTAGTCCTCTGGGCAGCAGGAATTGAGGATGATTTGCATGAAGGCTTTAATAAAGCTTTATTTTCAATTAATCAAGGAACTCCTTGGAAAAAATTTTTACTATTAAAAACTTATTTATCCTCAGATGAATTAAATTTAAATTGA
- the carA gene encoding glutamine-hydrolyzing carbamoyl-phosphate synthase small subunit — protein MSNPYKKNAKLVLSNGIIFPGFSFGAPGTAVGEIVFNTGMTGYQEVITDPSYYGQILTFTYPEIGNTGINLEDSESSICVKGIIVRNYSTNNSNWRSLENLNQWLVKKNIIGLYGIDTRALVKILRSNGSMNGVLDSENRTVESCLKMVHETPIMEGLNLSKLVSTKQKYLWRNPTETDFNVGKGCSENPNKLKVIAIDFGIKKSILNRLVSHGCEILVLPSQSSLNDVLSYKPDGIFFSNGPGDPSSVTEGIDLARSLIEHGEIPMFGICLGHQIFGLALGGSTYKLPFGHRGLNHPCGMNNQIEITSQNHGFALDPNSLSEDIVKITHYNLNDNTVAGLEVNNKPIFSVQYHPEAAPGPHDSDYLFGKFVSLMLERC, from the coding sequence ATGAGTAATCCATATAAGAAAAACGCAAAATTAGTTTTAAGTAATGGGATTATATTTCCTGGATTTTCTTTTGGAGCTCCGGGTACTGCTGTTGGGGAAATAGTCTTTAATACTGGAATGACCGGATATCAGGAGGTCATTACTGATCCAAGTTACTATGGCCAAATATTAACATTCACTTATCCAGAAATTGGAAATACTGGTATTAATCTTGAAGATTCAGAATCAAGTATTTGTGTTAAAGGAATAATTGTTAGAAATTATTCAACCAATAATAGTAATTGGAGATCTCTAGAGAATCTTAATCAGTGGTTAGTGAAAAAAAATATCATAGGACTTTATGGAATTGATACAAGGGCTCTTGTTAAAATTTTAAGATCTAATGGCTCTATGAATGGAGTTCTTGATTCTGAAAATAGAACTGTAGAAAGTTGTTTAAAAATGGTACATGAAACGCCAATAATGGAAGGATTAAATTTATCTAAATTAGTTTCAACAAAGCAAAAATATTTATGGAGAAATCCTACAGAAACAGATTTTAATGTCGGAAAAGGATGCTCTGAAAATCCTAATAAATTAAAAGTAATAGCAATTGATTTTGGTATAAAAAAATCAATTTTAAATAGACTAGTCTCCCATGGTTGTGAAATTTTAGTTTTACCTTCCCAATCTTCTTTAAATGATGTCCTATCTTATAAGCCTGATGGGATATTCTTCTCAAATGGTCCAGGCGATCCTTCTTCTGTGACTGAAGGTATAGATTTAGCTAGATCACTTATTGAACATGGTGAAATACCTATGTTTGGAATTTGTCTTGGCCATCAAATATTTGGATTGGCATTAGGAGGTTCAACTTATAAGCTACCTTTTGGTCATCGTGGTCTAAATCATCCTTGTGGAATGAATAATCAGATTGAGATAACTAGTCAGAATCATGGTTTTGCTCTTGACCCTAATTCTCTATCAGAGGACATAGTCAAAATAACTCATTACAACCTTAACGATAATACTGTCGCAGGATTAGAAGTTAATAATAAGCCAATATTTAGTGTTCAATATCATCCAGAAGCAGCACCTGGACCACATGACTCAGATTATTTATTTGGAAAATTTGTTTCTCTAATGTTAGAAAGATGTTGA
- a CDS encoding STAS domain-containing protein, which translates to MEDFQKLTVSLRGTLEVKTNIIVFTFKGQLDAFSEKQFKTFVKNNLKNELPFVIDLTKIDFLDSSGLGALVQTAKECKKLKLGFSVVGNSRVAQTIKLVRLGDFLNLKSCLEEALTYLKD; encoded by the coding sequence ATAGAAGATTTCCAGAAGCTAACGGTTTCTTTAAGAGGAACCCTAGAGGTAAAAACAAATATTATTGTTTTTACTTTTAAAGGACAGCTTGATGCTTTCTCAGAAAAACAATTTAAGACTTTTGTTAAAAATAATTTAAAAAATGAACTTCCATTCGTTATTGATCTTACAAAAATTGATTTTCTAGATTCTTCAGGTCTTGGAGCTCTTGTTCAGACTGCTAAAGAATGTAAAAAGTTAAAGTTAGGTTTCTCAGTTGTTGGTAATTCGAGAGTTGCTCAAACAATTAAACTTGTTCGTTTAGGCGATTTTCTTAACTTAAAGTCTTGTCTTGAAGAGGCATTAACTTATTTAAAAGATTGA
- a CDS encoding Mini-ribonuclease 3 has product MNYWIQNLVPNGSPKEIGVIQLAWLGDSVWELHQRLRYVHFPLKSKELHLSVVNEVKAKSQSKCLSEIEHLLNENEIDLIRRARNKIKRYPKSSDPTIYSRATGFETLIGWLFLKDPKRLSTIFEYLEN; this is encoded by the coding sequence TTGAATTATTGGATTCAAAACTTGGTTCCAAATGGATCGCCTAAAGAAATAGGTGTTATTCAACTTGCTTGGCTTGGTGATTCGGTATGGGAACTTCATCAAAGACTAAGATATGTTCATTTCCCTTTGAAATCTAAAGAACTCCATTTATCAGTAGTGAACGAAGTAAAAGCTAAATCTCAATCTAAATGTTTAAGTGAAATTGAACATTTACTAAATGAGAATGAAATAGATTTAATTAGACGTGCTAGAAATAAAATAAAGAGATACCCAAAGTCCTCAGACCCCACTATATATTCAAGAGCAACTGGTTTTGAAACTCTTATCGGTTGGTTATTTTTAAAAGATCCTAAAAGATTATCAACTATTTTTGAATATCTTGAAAATTAA
- the rlmB gene encoding 23S rRNA (guanosine(2251)-2'-O)-methyltransferase RlmB: MKNSSKKNYFEKNSKQYKKNSNSNFFSKNTNSSKNNSSNNLSKSDKNKSNYSSLKRRKPIAISNLEFSNKSPNIYQDLSNKKNFDDWIWGKHSVFEALTSNRAINRIWCTSEIFSSEKFYILLKDLKSKGVLIEEVSWNRLSQLTFGASHQGVALQLACSKTISLEKLIDSSKKNSANPIILALDGITDPHNVGAIIRSAEAFGCKGIIIPQRRSAGLTGTVAKVAAGALEHLPVSRVVNLNRALEELKKNGFLVVGLSGEGQLSISNFDEKTPIVVIIGAEDKGISLLTQKKCDFLLSIPLKGKTSSLNASVAAAISLFYLTS; the protein is encoded by the coding sequence ATGAAAAACTCATCTAAAAAAAATTATTTTGAAAAAAATAGTAAACAATATAAAAAAAATTCTAATTCTAATTTTTTCTCTAAAAATACAAATTCTTCAAAAAATAATAGTTCTAACAATTTAAGCAAAAGTGATAAAAATAAAAGTAACTATTCATCCTTAAAAAGAAGAAAGCCAATAGCTATATCAAATTTAGAATTTTCTAATAAATCTCCGAATATTTATCAAGATCTTTCTAACAAAAAAAATTTTGATGATTGGATATGGGGAAAACATTCAGTTTTTGAAGCTCTTACTAGTAATAGAGCTATTAATAGAATTTGGTGTACATCAGAAATCTTTTCTTCAGAGAAATTCTATATTTTACTCAAGGACCTTAAATCAAAAGGAGTCCTCATCGAAGAAGTTTCTTGGAACAGGCTTTCACAATTGACTTTTGGCGCTTCACATCAAGGCGTCGCGCTGCAGTTAGCATGCTCGAAAACAATATCCCTTGAAAAATTAATCGATTCTTCTAAAAAGAACTCTGCAAATCCGATTATTTTGGCCTTAGACGGAATAACTGATCCACATAATGTTGGCGCAATTATTAGATCAGCAGAGGCATTTGGTTGTAAGGGTATCATTATCCCTCAAAGAAGGTCGGCGGGTTTAACTGGAACAGTTGCCAAGGTGGCTGCAGGGGCCTTGGAACACTTGCCAGTAAGTAGAGTTGTTAATTTAAATAGGGCACTAGAGGAGCTAAAGAAAAATGGTTTTCTTGTTGTCGGATTATCTGGAGAGGGTCAATTATCTATTTCAAACTTTGATGAAAAAACACCCATTGTTGTGATAATAGGGGCTGAAGATAAAGGCATTTCTTTGTTAACTCAAAAAAAATGCGATTTTCTATTAAGTATTCCGCTTAAGGGTAAGACTTCTAGTTTAAATGCCTCTGTGGCAGCAGCAATATCACTATTTTACTTGACAAGTTAA
- a CDS encoding DUF1816 domain-containing protein: MIRHFGNKLGLAWWAKIETKQPNTTYWYGPFITKRSLKANMSSFIKDLSDEGSTNIKHSFVRCKKEEPLTV, translated from the coding sequence TTGATTAGACATTTTGGAAACAAACTCGGATTAGCTTGGTGGGCTAAAATCGAAACGAAACAACCTAATACTACTTACTGGTATGGTCCATTTATTACAAAACGTAGCTTAAAAGCCAATATGTCATCTTTTATTAAAGATCTCTCCGATGAAGGTTCTACCAATATCAAACATTCTTTTGTTCGTTGCAAAAAAGAAGAACCATTAACAGTTTGA
- the gatA gene encoding Asp-tRNA(Asn)/Glu-tRNA(Gln) amidotransferase subunit GatA — protein MDFNSLRKDINSKNASVKELVNDFFLKIDSKDTQINSYISTTKDNAIAQAENIDKLIQNDEILPPLAGIPIAIKDNICTKGVLTTCASEMLKNFVAPYESTASSKLWSSGGICLGKTNLDEFAMGSSTETSVFGVTSNPWDINRVPGGSSGGSAASVAAGLCAAAIGSDTGGSIRQPASFCGVVGLKPTYGRVSRWGLVAFASSLDQIGPITNTVSDAAEILYSISGKDPLDSTCLDKPVPNYLSDLNKSIKDLKIGIIKECFDHPGLNPEVKESVLSGVERFKTLGAEIIEVECPRFNDGIATYYVIAPSEASANLARYDGVKYGYRSNEGSNLLDMTSKSRAEGFGDEVQRRILIGTYALSAGYSEAYYKKAQKVRTLIRKDFDNAFKKVDILLTPTCPTTAFLKGDFINDPLAMYLSDLLTVPANLAGLPAISIPCGFDNKGLPIGLQLIGNVLEEDRILNAANIFEIDAQVIKKRPLF, from the coding sequence ATGGATTTTAACTCTTTAAGAAAGGATATTAATAGTAAAAATGCTTCCGTTAAGGAATTAGTTAATGATTTTTTTTTAAAAATTGATTCCAAAGATACTCAAATTAATTCATATATTAGTACTACAAAAGATAATGCAATAGCACAGGCTGAAAATATAGATAAATTAATTCAAAATGATGAAATACTTCCTCCTCTCGCAGGAATTCCAATAGCAATTAAAGATAATATTTGCACTAAGGGAGTTTTAACCACTTGCGCAAGTGAAATGCTCAAAAACTTTGTTGCACCTTATGAATCAACAGCTTCAAGTAAATTATGGTCTTCAGGTGGTATTTGTTTGGGTAAAACAAATTTGGATGAATTTGCGATGGGTAGTTCAACAGAAACGTCTGTTTTTGGCGTTACTTCAAATCCTTGGGATATTAATAGAGTACCAGGAGGAAGTTCTGGAGGCAGTGCTGCTTCAGTTGCTGCTGGATTATGTGCGGCCGCTATAGGTTCTGATACGGGAGGATCAATAAGACAACCAGCTTCTTTTTGTGGTGTTGTAGGGCTTAAGCCTACTTATGGCAGAGTAAGTAGATGGGGTCTTGTAGCATTTGCTAGCTCTCTTGATCAAATTGGCCCAATTACAAATACTGTTTCAGATGCTGCTGAAATTCTTTATTCAATATCTGGTAAAGATCCCTTAGATTCAACTTGTCTTGATAAACCTGTACCAAATTATTTGAGTGATTTAAATAAATCTATTAAGGATTTAAAAATTGGAATCATCAAAGAATGCTTTGATCATCCTGGCCTTAACCCAGAAGTTAAGGAATCTGTGCTTTCTGGAGTTGAGAGATTCAAAACTTTAGGAGCCGAAATCATTGAAGTTGAATGTCCTAGGTTTAACGACGGAATTGCTACATATTATGTAATCGCACCATCTGAAGCATCAGCAAATTTAGCTAGATACGATGGAGTTAAATATGGTTATAGATCTAATGAAGGTTCTAATCTTTTAGATATGACATCAAAAAGCAGAGCTGAAGGATTTGGAGATGAAGTGCAAAGAAGAATTTTGATAGGCACTTATGCCTTGTCAGCTGGATACAGTGAAGCTTATTACAAGAAAGCACAAAAAGTTAGAACACTAATAAGAAAAGATTTTGATAACGCTTTTAAGAAAGTAGATATTCTATTAACTCCGACTTGCCCAACTACCGCTTTTTTGAAGGGTGATTTTATTAATGATCCGCTTGCTATGTATTTATCTGATCTATTAACTGTTCCAGCTAATTTAGCAGGACTCCCAGCTATCAGTATTCCTTGTGGTTTTGATAATAAAGGATTACCTATAGGTCTTCAACTAATAGGAAATGTATTGGAAGAGGATAGAATATTGAATGCCGCAAATATTTTCGAAATTGATGCTCAGGTAATTAAGAAGAGGCCTTTATTCTAA